GTTTTTGCTACTCACTGGGTGAAAAAACAAAACCTGATCGAGCTTTAATAATTTAGCAAATGCACCCACAGCAAAACCACCGCGGCTTAAGCCATACCCTAAGCGGCATTTAAATGGTTCAAGTAACGTTGCTAGCTGCTCTAAAAAGAAAATTAAATTACGGCTTCTAAACCAATTACTTTTTCCTAAATGCTGAAATGAAATTACATTAACGTTTTGTTTTTGCGCTAAATGGAAGCCCCAGGGGGCAAAGTCATCGGTTAGATCTTGTTCTTGAACATTGGTACCTGCGGGGGAAAAAGTAAAAAGCAGGGGTTTATTTAAATCAACAAATTCGTATTTTACATACACATCGCCGAGTAAGTCGCCACCACACATAGGTAGCTTAGTTTGTTGTTCATCACGACAAAGCGTTAACCATTCATCTAACCAATACAGTAATTTCATTAATCCCCCAATTATATCTCGGCGGGGATCGTATCAAACCCGGCTAAAAGAGGTCAAACATGGCCTAGTTGCTACTTAGGAAAATGTACTTAATTGCTCATTGCTATTATTTCATCCCAATCATTTTTAGTTACCGGCATAACTGAAAGGCGACCTGCTTTTTTAAGTGCGAGTTCGGTAATCGCATTATTAGCTTTTATACTTTTTAAGCTCACTAGTTGTTTTAAATGGCGTAAATAAGTTACCTCTACTACAAACCAGCGTGGTTTATCATTAGTGGCTTTGGCATCGTAATAATCGCTACTTAACTCAAATTGGGTTGGGTCTGGGTAGGCTTCTTTTGTAACTGTGGCTATGCCTACAACACCAACGTGCTTGCAGCTTGAATGGTAAACCATTACTTGGTCACCTAGCTTTATATCATCACGAATAAAATTGCGAGCTTGGTAGTTACGTACCCCTTCCCAGAGTGTGGTTTGCTGTGGCGCATTTTTTAAATCATCAATCGAAAAAGCGTCGGGCTCAGTTTTAAATAACCAATAATTCATGGTGTTACTCATTTAGTTAGATTTACATACATGTATTGTATAGTATCATTAACTTATCTGGGGATTGAGAGTACAGCAAATGAGCCAAGTATTAGATGATTTACTATCGTTATTGTCACTTGAAGAAATTGAACAAGGTTTATATCGCGGCCAAAGCCAAGATTTAGGGTTTAGGGCGGTGTTTGGTGGTCAAGTTATGGGGCAGGCGTTATCTGCTGCAAAAGAAACGCTACCAAAAGGACGTGTTGTTCATTCATTGCATTCTTACTTTTTACGCCCTGGCGACGCTGCAAAACCGATAGTTTACGATGTAGAAACTATACGCGATGGTAAAAGCTTTAGTACCCGACGCGTAAGTGCTATTCAGTACG
The sequence above is drawn from the Pseudoalteromonas espejiana DSM 9414 genome and encodes:
- a CDS encoding EVE domain-containing protein, with translation MNYWLFKTEPDAFSIDDLKNAPQQTTLWEGVRNYQARNFIRDDIKLGDQVMVYHSSCKHVGVVGIATVTKEAYPDPTQFELSSDYYDAKATNDKPRWFVVEVTYLRHLKQLVSLKSIKANNAITELALKKAGRLSVMPVTKNDWDEIIAMSN